In the genome of Pempheris klunzingeri isolate RE-2024b chromosome 11, fPemKlu1.hap1, whole genome shotgun sequence, one region contains:
- the LOC139209935 gene encoding prickle-like protein 2: protein MSLEMEKTITKLMYDFQRNSTSDDDSGCALEEYVWVPPGLSPEQVHQYYNSLPEEKVPYINSPGEKYRIKQLLHQLPPHDNEVRYCNALDEEEKRELKLFSNQRKKDNLGRGNVRPFPLTINGAICDKCGGQINGGDIVVFAARAGHGKCWHPHCFVCCMCEELLVDLIYFYQDGKIYCGRHHAERLKPRCCACDEIIFADECTEAEGRHWHMKHFCCYECETTLGGQRYIMKDGRPHCCNCFESLYAEYCDACGEHIGIDQGQMTYDGQHWHATEECFCCARCKRSLLGRPFLPKQGQIFCSRSCSAGQDPDESDSSDSAFQSARSRESRHSTKIGKKERRNAEQERRNAEARQSAPPPMPDRLSAEGEPLSVQMDRLSLSSSQTPSRTPNRTPSRTPSRAPSLNQVWMSRDDPYVPGVYEGPQREPSPTPTPIHLLGQCNLRQGYNPNANAHPPAQSPANPVKRPDSWGKEQGNAKRTPMAALRGHSFNENWTHHSQDEFRPNKLRTQMSFNEMSSQNQGFSDKRSISLHGFQRDGRPPLTRRNPINAMSFNEPLTPLEQTPRGSMDSLTMSNATGNSLDGVSKRQEHLSRFSMPDLSKDSGVNVSEKSNMGTLSSSVQFHSTESLSSSRPYNNNMYAPLRVGYPLQYWDGPQPLGFDGKGRVGVMGSNGNLRMAPMSDRMPRRHINGQESVSQQQQPQPRRRKHHRGNHGNGQHRSSRHHKRSRRSRSDNALHLVADRPTQMVELPYRRVQEDYDRFPSSNAARELFGLEPGSYRQQPHRPCPRTTSDLTLQNAGWQPVGLGGPCWGDGYMETADPWCSSCSSSSESEGDEGYFLGEPIPRPVQLCYINNEELRHRYTPSGIGGHHGPLHGPIHGQLHTRQRRKSKNCIIS, encoded by the exons ATGTCTCTGGAGATGGAGAAGACCATCACCAAGCTGATGTACGACTTCCAGAGGAACTCCACCTCTGATGATGACTCTGGATGTGCACTGGAGGAATACGTCTGGGTTCCACCCGGCCTCAGTCCTGAGCAG GTGCATCAGTATTATAACTCCTTGCCAGAAGAGAAGGTCCCCTATATAAACAGCCCTGGAGAGAAATATCGCATCAAACAACTGCTTCACCAGTTGCCACCACATGACAATGAG GTGCGTTATTGCAACGCtttggatgaggaggagaaacgaGAGCTGAAGCTCTTCAGCAACCAACGGAAGAAGGACAACTTAGGCAGAGGCAACGTCCGTCCTTTCCCCCTCACCATCAATGGGGCCATCTGTGACAAG tGTGGTGGTCAAATAAATGGAGGGGACATTGTGGTTTTTGCTGCGAGAGCGGGGCATGGAAAATGCTGGCACCCTCATTGCTTtgtctgctgcatgtgtgaggaACTGTTGGTGGATCTCATCTACTTCTACCAGGATGGCAAGATCTACTGTGGCCGGCACCATGCCGAGAGGCTGAAACCCCGCTGCTGTGCCTGTGATGAG ATAATCTTTGCTGATGAGTGCACCGAGGCAGAGGGCAGGCACTGGCACATGAAGCACTTCTGTTGCTACGAGTGTGAGACCACCCTCGGCGGCCAGCGCTACATCATGAAGGACGGGCGGCCACACTGCTGCAACTGCTTCGAGTCCCTTTATGCAGAGTACTGTGACGCATGTGGAGAACACATAG GCATTGACCAAGGCCAGATGACGTATGATGGGCAGCACTGGCATGCAACTGAGGAATGTTTTTGCTGTGCCCGTTGCAAGCGTTCTCTGCTGGGCCGCCCCTTCCTACCAAAGCAGGGTCAGATCTTCTGCTCACGGTCCTGCAGCGCTGGACAG GATCCAGATGAGTCTGACTCCTCAGACTCTGCCTTCCAAAGCGCCCGTTCCCGTGAATCCCGCCACAGCACCAAGATTGGGAAAAAGGAGCGCAGGAATGCTGAGCAGGAGCGACGGAATGCCGAAGCCCGCCAGTCAGCTCCTCCGCCCATGCCTGACCGTCTGTCGGCTGAAGGTGAACCCCTTTCTGTTCAGATGGACCGCTTAAGTCTCTCATCTAGCCAAACCCCGAGCAGGACACCTAACCGCACACCCAGCCGCACTCCGAGCCGTGCCCCGAGCCTTAACCAGGTGTGGATGAGCCGGGATGACCCCTACGTCCCTGGTGTCTATGAGGGCCCCCAACGGGAACCCTCCCCCACACCAACACCCATACATCTGCTGGGTCAGTGCAACCTCAGACAAGGCTACAATCCAAACGCAAATGCGCATCCTCCAGCTCAGAGTCCTGCCAACCCAGTGAAGAGGCCTGATTCTTGGGGGAAGGAACAAGGCAACGCCAAGAGGACCCCTATGGCTGCTCTGAGGGGCCACTCCTTTAATGAAAACTGGACCCACCACAGCCAGGATGAGTTCAGGCCCAACAAGCTACGCACCCAGATGAGCTTCAATGAGATGTCTAGCCAAAACCAGGGCTTCTCTGACAAGAGGAGCATCAGCCTGCATGGATTCCAGAGAGACGGCAGACCCCCGCTGACCCGGAGGAACCCAATCAATGCCATGAGCTTCAATGAGCCCCTCACTCCTCTCGAGCAGACGCCTCGTGGATCAATGGACTCTCTCACTATGTCCAATGCCACAG GTAACTCTCTGGATGGGGTCAGCAAACGGCAGGAGCATTTGTCTAGGTTTTCCATGCCCGACCTGAGTAAAGACtcaggtgtgaatgtgtctgaaaAGAGCAATATGGGCACCCTCAGCTCCTCAGTCCAGTTCCACAGCACAGAGTCACTGTCCTCTTCTCGCCCCTACAACAATAACATGTATGCCCCGTTGAGAGTCGGCTACCCGCTGCAGTACTGGGATGGCCCGCAGCCGCTGGGCTTTGACGGCAAAGGTCGTGTCGGTGTGATGGGCAGCAATGGAAACCTGCGGATGGCTCCCATGAGCGACAGGATGCCCCGCAGACACATCAACGGGCAGGAATCCgtgtcacagcaacagcagccacaaCCAAGACGCCGCAAGCACCACCGTGGAAACCATGGTAATGGGCAGCACCGCAGCAGCCGTCACCACAAACGCTCACGCCGCTCACGCTCTGACAATGCCCTGCATCTGGTGGCTGACAGGCCCACTCAAATGGTAGAGCTGCCCTACCGTCGTGTCCAGGAGGATTACGATCGCTTTCCTTCCAGTAATGCTGCTCGGGAGTTGTTTGGTCTGGAGCCAGGCAGTTACAGACAGCAGCCCCACCGGCCCTGCCCTCGCACCACCTCTGATCTCACCCTGCAAAATGCTGGCTGGCAACCTGTTGGGCTGGGTGGGCCATGCTGGGGCGATGGTTACATGGAGACTGCTGACCCCTGgtgctccagctgctcctcttcctccgagTCTGAGGGAGATGAGGGTTATTTCCTGGGTGAACCAATCCCTCGGCCTGTGCAGCTTTGCTACATCAACAATGAGGAGCTGCGCCATCGCTACACTCCCTCTGGGATAGGTGGCCACCACGGACCTCTGCACGGACCGATTCATGGCCAGCTGCACACCcgccagaggaggaagagcaaaaACTGCATAATTTCTTAG
- the LOC139210272 gene encoding periphilin-1 — translation MDHEPLQDTHQSKGSMSWHSEHSDVPVDQRPSLSPAKDEARLIRRVRSPSRPRAWMSNSYKPKFAGRFYRPHFSRDDHSFYKPGFSNQRYHHFNPRANFHRKEHFQPKLHYIALKQRGREKERYEQRESADGSLSPKHNNTARAFLSRSTSSRDKDIQFISDRNQSRERDHRGTKSKERERSWDRELPSTASQTVARDRAIQQKRREIDEVYYQECEMFGLVSKMLIAKDTSLEGPIQSSLQENLRDIGARCVEAMEKFIEDYDSRELSH, via the exons ATGGACCATGAGCCACTGCAGGACACACATCAGAGCAAG GGCTCCATGTCGTGGCACAGTGAACACAGCGATGTGCCTGTTGACCAGAGGCCCTCCCTGTCTCCCGCTAAG GATGAGGCGAGGCTGATCAGGAGAGTGCGAAGTCCATCCAGACCCAGGGCATGGATGTCTAATTCATACAAACCCAAGTTTGCAGGGAGATTCTACCGACCTCA TTTTTCAAGGGATGATCACTCATTCTACAAACCTGGCTTTAGCAACCAGAGGTACCACCACTTCAACCCCCGGGCTAACTTCCATCGGAAAGAACATTTCCAGCCTAAACTTCACTACATCGCTCTGAAGCAGAGGGGACGAGAGAAGGAGCGATACgagcagagagagagcgcaGATGGAAGTTTATCcccaaaacacaacaaca CTGCCAGAGCTTTCTTATCCAGGTCCACTTCCAGCAGAGACAAGGACATCCAGTTCATC AGTGACAGGAACCAAAGCAGGGAGAGAGATCACAGGGGGAccaaaagcaaagaaagagaaCGAAGCTGGGACAGGGAGCTCCCCTCAACTGCGAGCCAGACGGTGGCACGAGACAGAGCCATCCAACAGAAGAGGCGAGAGATAGATGAG gtgtACTACCAGGAATGTGAAATGTTTGGCCTTGTGTCAAAGATGCTGATAGCAAAGGATACGTCCCTGGAGGGTCCCATCCAGTCCTCGCTGCAGGAGAACCTCAGGGACATCGGTGCGCGCTGCGTGGAGGCCATGGAGAAATTTATAGAGGACTATGACTCCAGGGAGCTGTCTCACTAA